A window of Hemibagrus wyckioides isolate EC202008001 linkage group LG03, SWU_Hwy_1.0, whole genome shotgun sequence contains these coding sequences:
- the LOC131351035 gene encoding spermatogenesis-associated protein 48, with the protein MKKSWSRVSLLQQSCCQNRVATSRCLCRYMNIPYERGRYDIESFTARDSDAFIKIQPQASPPSPHAALAPLRDDVPLTEPHSGRLSAGARADLGLGHGDMFTHRVCTAPSDLRAETQQTHTPSFRPSPGLCEKSANRCWSSRVKITAPAKTKNYSSRERPDPGSTSPLGCEDLKRDAYTSVSPKSLDKALQNIYTPEAQRSCTDKQWDTKLTPPLKPPLEKMADPVSQCFTLKRYNSRPELWQTIGPHWNRHQIRASYNVKKPFSFTSPCPKSGQIPLYSGVIGSENMDNIDIPEKDFIPLTVLRTVLPPDTPTAHRPTIPGYTGKALHVRPHTAATSQPSSILTHQATRSTSTPSSHGRQAPLSRMIITVPPSNPFLQPKTPTPPIYS; encoded by the exons ATGAAGAAGAGCTGGTCCAGGGTGAGCCTCCTGCAGCAGTCCTGCTGCCAAAACCGCGTTGCGACGAGCAGGTGTTTATGCAGATATATGAATATACCGTATGAAAGAGGACGCTACGACATCGAGAGCTTCACAGCAAGAGACAGCGATGCTTTTATTAAGATCCAGCCTCAGGCCTCTCCCCCGAGCCCCCACGCTGCTCTTGCCCCTCTGCGGGATGATGTTCCTCTCACTGAGCCGCATTCTGGCCGCCTGAGCGCCGGCGCACGCGCTGACCTGGGACTCGGCCACGGGGacatgttcacacacagagtgtgtaCTGCTCCGTCTGATCTGAGGGCAGAGACACAACAGACTCACACGCCATCATTCAGACCTTCACCGGGGTTGTGTGAGAAATCCGCGAACAGATGCTGGAGCTCCAGAGTCAAGATTACTGCACCAGCTAAGACTAAAA ACTACAGCAGCAGGGAGAGACCTGATCCAGGTTCCACTAGTCCACTGGGATGTGAAGATCTGAAGAGG GATGCATATACCTCTGTTTCCCCTAAATCACTGGACAAGGCTTTGCAGAACATCTACACACCAGAAGCTCAAAG AAGTTGCACGGATAAACAGTGGGACACTAAGTTAACCCCTCCTCTGAAGCCACCACTTGAGAAAATGGCAGATCCTGTAAGTCAGTGCTTCACTTTGAAGAGATATAATAGCAGACCTGAACTATGGCAg ACTATTGGACCTCATTGGAATAGGCATCAAATCCGTGCCTCATATAATGTGAAGAAGCCCTTCAGTTT CACCAGCCCATGTCCCAAATCAGGACAAATTCCTTTATATAG TGGTGTGATAGGCTCTGAGAACATGGACAACATTGACATCCCAGAGAAAGACTTCATCCCACTGACAGTGCTGCGTACCGTCTTACCTCCTGACACTCCCACAGCCCA ccgTCCCACTATTCCTGGTTACACTGGGAAAGCTCTACATGTTAGACCACACACCGCAGCCACCAGCCAGCCTTCTTCTATACTCACTCATCAGGCTACAAG GAGCACTTCAACGCCATCATCCCATGGTCGGCAGGCCCCTCTGTCCAGAATGATCATCACTGTCCCACCGAGCAATCCTTTCCTTCAACCTAAAACTCCTACACCTCCCATTTATTCATAG